The following is a genomic window from Thermus tengchongensis.
GGCCGGAAAACGAGATGCCATTCCGGGACAAAAAACCCTTCTCTCCTTTACACCGGAAAAACCGGGCAACTACTACGGCTTCTGTGCCGAGCTCTGCGGCCCCAGCCACTCCCGCATGCTCTTCCGGGCCATCGTGGTGCCTAAAGAAGAGTTTGAGCGGTTTGTGGCTGCGGCCAAGAATTACACGCCTCCAGTGGCCGATGCCCAGGGGCAACAGGTCTTCCAGCAGAACTGCATGGCCTGCCACTCGGTGCAGGCCAAGATGCCTCCTGCGGTCATCGGACCGGAGCTGGGTTTCTTGGGCAATCGGGTGAGCCTGGCCGCGGGGATTGTGGATTACACGCCTGAGCACCTGAAGGCCTGGATCAAGGATCCTGCCTCCATGAAGCCGGGGAGCAAGATGCCGGGTTTTCCCCAGCTTTCCGAGGAGGACCTGAACGCTTTGGTCCGCTACCTGGATGGGCTTAAGGTGGAGGGTTTTGACTTCAAGGCGTTGCCTAAGTTCTAAGGAGGTATGGGCAGATGGCCATCGCAACTAAGCCAAAAGTTGGTTTCTGGGCGATCCTTTGGGATCTCCTGACCACGGTAGACCATAAGAAGATCGGGCTTTTGTACACGGCCACCGCCTTCTTCGCCTTTGCCCTGGCGGGGGTTTTCTCCCTCCTCATCCGGGCGCAGCTGGCGGTACCCAACAACACCTTCCTCACCGGGGAGCAGTACAACCAGGTCCTGACCCTGCACGGGGCCACCATGCTCTTCTTCTTCATCATCCAGGCCGGGCTTACCGGCTTCGGCAACTTCGTGGTGCCCCTGATGCTGGGGGCCCGGGACGTAGCCCTGCCCCGGGTGAACGCCTTCAGCTATTGGGCCTTTTTGGGGGCCATCATCCTCGCCCTCATGAGCTTCTTTTTCCCGGGTGGGGCTCCCAGCGTGGGCTGGACCTTCTACTACCCCTTCTCCGTGCAGTCGGGGAGCGGGGTGAACTTCTACATGGCGGCCATCCTGCTCCTCGGCTTTTCCAGCCTCTTGGGCAACGCCAACTTCATCGCCACCATCTACAACCTGCGGGCCCAGGGGATGAGCTTGTGGAAGATGCCCATGTACGTGTGGAGCGTCTTTGCCGCCAGCGTCCTCAACCTCTTCAGCTTGGCGGGCCTCACGGCGGCCACCTTGCTCGTCCTCCTGGACCGGAAGATCGGCCTCACCTGGTTTAACCCCGACATCGGGGGCGACCCGGTGCTCTTCCAGCAGTTCTTCTGGTTCTACTCCCACCCCACGGTCTACGTGATGCTCCTGCCCTACCTGGGCATCCTGGCGGAGGTGGCCTCCACCTTTGCCCGGAAGCCCCTCTTCGGCTACAAGCAGATGGTCTGGGCCCAGATGGGCATCGTGGTGCTGGGCACCATGGTTTGGGCCCACCACATGTTCACCGTGGGCGAGTCCACCATCTTCCAGATCGCCTTCGCCTTCTTTACGGCCCTCATCGCCGTGCCCACTGGGGTGAAGCTTTTCAACTTGATCGGCACCCTTTGGGGTGGGCACCTGCAGATGAAGACGCCCCTCCTTTGGGTGCTGGGCTTTATCTTCAACTTTCTCCTGGGTGGCATCACCGGGGTCATGCTCTCCATGACCCCCTTGGACTACCACTTCCAGGACTCCTACTTCGTGGTAGCCCACTTCCACAACGTGCTCATGGCGGGGTCTGGCTTTGGGGCCTTCGCCGGGCTTTACTACTGGTGGCCCAAGATGACGGGCCGCATGTACGACGAGCGTTTGGGACGGCTTCACTTCTGGCTCTTCCTGGTGGGCTACCTGGTCACCTTCCTGCCCCAGTACGCCCTGGGCTTTTTGGGCATGCCCCGGCGCTACTACACCTACAATGCGGACATCGCCGGCTGGCCGGAGCTTAACCTGATCTCCACCATCGGGGCCTTCATCCTGGGTCTAGGAGGTCTGGTCTGGATCTACACCATGTGGAAGAGCCTGCGCTCCGGAGAGAGGGCTCCGGATAACCCCTGGGGCGGCTACACCTTGGAGTGGCTCACCAGCTCTCCGCCCAAGGCCCATAACTTCGACGTGGC
Proteins encoded in this region:
- the coxB gene encoding cytochrome c oxidase subunit II; translation: MRRVVAALISLLGLALAQESHRVAITHPFSPFNRETNFLLIWVLVFSVLVFGVVAGSLAYITWKFRAKPGQEGEPPQVHGNDRLEVVWTVIPILIIFVLFGLTARSLIQVNRLPAGALKVEVTGYQFWWDFNYPELGFRTSNELILPAGVPVVLEITSKDVIHSFWVPGLAGKRDAIPGQKTLLSFTPEKPGNYYGFCAELCGPSHSRMLFRAIVVPKEEFERFVAAAKNYTPPVADAQGQQVFQQNCMACHSVQAKMPPAVIGPELGFLGNRVSLAAGIVDYTPEHLKAWIKDPASMKPGSKMPGFPQLSEEDLNALVRYLDGLKVEGFDFKALPKF
- the ctaD gene encoding cytochrome c oxidase subunit I — protein: MAIATKPKVGFWAILWDLLTTVDHKKIGLLYTATAFFAFALAGVFSLLIRAQLAVPNNTFLTGEQYNQVLTLHGATMLFFFIIQAGLTGFGNFVVPLMLGARDVALPRVNAFSYWAFLGAIILALMSFFFPGGAPSVGWTFYYPFSVQSGSGVNFYMAAILLLGFSSLLGNANFIATIYNLRAQGMSLWKMPMYVWSVFAASVLNLFSLAGLTAATLLVLLDRKIGLTWFNPDIGGDPVLFQQFFWFYSHPTVYVMLLPYLGILAEVASTFARKPLFGYKQMVWAQMGIVVLGTMVWAHHMFTVGESTIFQIAFAFFTALIAVPTGVKLFNLIGTLWGGHLQMKTPLLWVLGFIFNFLLGGITGVMLSMTPLDYHFQDSYFVVAHFHNVLMAGSGFGAFAGLYYWWPKMTGRMYDERLGRLHFWLFLVGYLVTFLPQYALGFLGMPRRYYTYNADIAGWPELNLISTIGAFILGLGGLVWIYTMWKSLRSGERAPDNPWGGYTLEWLTSSPPKAHNFDVALPKDFPSERPLYDWAKKGVELKPEDPSHIHLPNSSFWPFYAAATLFAFFVSVAALPVPNVWMWVFLGLFAYGLVRWALEDEYSHPVEHHTLSGKSNAWMGMAWFIVSEVGLFAILIAGYLYLRLTGAAVPPEERPALWLALLNTFFLVSSSFTVHFAHHDLRRGRFSPFRFGLLVTIILGVLFFLVQSYEFYHFHHASSWQENLWTATFFTIVGLHGLHVVIGGFGLILAYLQALRGKITQHHHGTLEAASMYWHLVDAVWLVIVTIFYVW